From a region of the Helianthus annuus cultivar XRQ/B chromosome 5, HanXRQr2.0-SUNRISE, whole genome shotgun sequence genome:
- the LOC110940781 gene encoding putative chloride channel-like protein CLC-g: protein MYVDVNDEDNQTAVVKMANGFSSTTTTTTNGLQDDESITSPLLLLRRSASNTTSQIAIVGSNPCPIESLDYEIIENDVFKQDWRSQSKSQIFQYISMKWILCFVIGIVVSLIGFFNNLAIENIAGVKFVITSNMMFANRYWAAFFIFAAANLGLTLFAVLITTLIAPETTGSGIPEVKAYLNGVDAPAIFSFRTLLIKIVGTIAAVSSSLNVGKAGPMVHTGACIAALTCQGGSKKYGLTWKWFRFFNNDRDRRDLVTCGSAAGIAAAFRAPVGGVLFALEEMASWWRSALLWRAFFSTAVVAILLRGLTDICLSGKCGPFGTGGLIMFDVTEADITYHLIDVPPVLLLGVIGGIAGGLYNFLLGKILRLYNLINEKGTIYKVLLACTVSIITSCLLFGLPWFASCRPCPADASEPCPTIGRSGSYKNFQCQPNEYNELASLFFNTNDDAIKNLFSKDTDTEFHPTSVLIFFITCFFLSVFSYGIVAPVGLFIPIIVTGASYGRLVGLLIGSTSNLNHGLFAVLGAASLLGGSMRMTVSLCVILLELTNNLLLLPLIMLVLLVSKTVADAFNGNVYDQIMKFKGFPYLETHAEPYMRQLTVSDVVSGPLRVFNGIELVANIVHVLKTTGHNGFPVVDEPPYSDAPVLYGLILRSHLITLLKKKAFYVIPTVTDVDAVEKFSSNDFAKKGLGSAEKIEDIELTEEEMEMFVDLHPFTNASPYTVVETMSLAKALTLFRGVGLRHLLVVPKTSGRLSVVGILTRHDFMPEHILGLHPLLARSKWKRLRLKFPLWDKLFSSSSD, encoded by the exons ATGTATGTAGATGTAAATGATGAAGATAATCAAACAGCAGTAGTGAAGATGGCGAACGGTTTcagttccaccaccaccaccaccaccaacggCTTACAGGACGACGAATCCATCACGTCGCCGCTTCTCCTCCTCCGCCGCTCCGCCTCCAACACCACCTCTCAGATTGCCATCGTCGGCTCCAATCCCTGTCCTATCGAAAGCCTCGACTACGA GATCATAGAGAATGACGTCTTCAAGCAAGATTGGCGCAGCCAAAGTAAATCCCAGATATTCCAGTACATATCTATGAAATGGATCCTTTGTTTCGTTATTGGTATCGTGGTCAGTCTCATCGGTTTCTTCAATAACCTAGCTATTGAGAACATTGCTGGTGTGAAGTTTGTTATCACCTCCAACATGATGTTCGCCAACAG GTACTGGGCAGCATTTTTTATATTTGCAGCAGCAAACTTAGGCCTTACCTTGTTTGCTGTTTTGATAACAACTTTAATAGCACCAGAGACTACTGGATCAGGCATACCAGAAGTTAAGGCTTATTTAAATGGTGTTGATGCACCTGCCATATTCTCGTTTAGAACTTTGTTAATTAAG ATTGTTGGCACTATTGCTGCGGTGTCATCATCTCTTAATGTTGGCAAGGCGGGGCCCATGGTGCATACTGGCGCATGCATTGCAGCTTTAACATGCCAGGGTGGATCAAAGAAATACGGGTTGACATGGAAATGGTTTAGATTTTTCAATAATGATAGAGACAGACGTGATCTTGTAACTTGTGGATCAGCTGCTGGAATTGCTGCTGCTTTTCGTGCCCCTGTTGGTGGTGTACTTTTTGCTCTCGAAGAAATGGCAtcttg GTGGAGAAGTGCCCTTTTGTGGAGAGCTTTCTTTTCAACTGCAGTTGTTGCAATATTGCTTAGGGGTCTAACTGATATATGCTTGAGTGGAAAATGTGGACCGTTTGGGACTGGGGGCTTGATAATGTTTGATGTTACTGAGGCAGATATAACCTATCATCTCATCGATGTGCCCCCAGTTCTTCTTCTTGGTGTCATTGGGGGCATTGCAGGGGGTCTGTACAATTTTTTACTGGGTAAAATTCTCCGACTTTACAATTTAATCAACGA GAAAGGCACTATATATAAAGTACTCCTTGCATGCACGGTTTCAATTATCACTTCCTGTCTCTTATTTGGATTACCATGGTTTGCATCGTGCCGGCCTTGTCCAGCTGACGCATCTGAACCGTGTCCTACAATCGGGCGATCTGGCAGCTACAAGAATTTCCAATGCCAACCCAACGAATATAACGAACTAGCAAGTCTTTTCTTCAACACAAACGATGATGCAATCAAAAACTTATTTAGCAAGGACACAGACACAGAGTTTCACCCGACATCGGTTCTAATATTCTTTATCACCTGCTTTTTTCTCAGTGTCTTCAGTTACGGTATTGTTGCACCCGTTGGTCTTTTCATACCCATAATTGTAACGGGTGCATCTTACGGACGTCTTGTTGGGCTTTTAATTGGATCAACTTCTAATCTAAACCATGGGCTATTTGCTGTTCTGGGTGCTGCTTCACTTCTTGGTGGATCAATGAGAATGACGGTTTCATTGTGTGTTATTCTTCTAGAATTAACCAACAACTTGTTGTTACTACCACTTATAATGTTGGTGCTTCTTGTTTCCAAAACCGTTGCTGATGCTTTTAATGGAAATGTTTACGACCAAATAATGAAGTTTAAAGGGTTTCCTTATTTAGAAACCCATGCCGAACCGTACATGAGACAGCTAACCGTTAGTGATGTTGTTTCGGGCCCACTTCGTGTATTCAACGGGATTGAGCTCGTTGCTAATATTGTTCATGTTCTAAAAACAACTGGTCACAACGGGTTTCCTGTAGTTGACGAGCCTCCATATTCTGACGCACCAGTTTTATACGGGCTGATTCTTCGGTCCCATCTTATTACATTATTAAAGAAGAAGGCTTTTTATGTTATTCCAACTGTAACAGATGTGGATGCTGTAGAGAAATTTTCATCAAATGATTTTGCGAAAAAGGGTCTTGGAAGTGCAGAAAAAATTGAAGATATTGAATTGACTGAAGAAGAGATGGAAATGTTTGTTGATTTGCATCCTTTTACTAATGCTTCACCTTATACTGTTGTTGAGACCATGTCACTCGCGAAAGCCCTTACACTTTTCAGGGGTGTCGGTTTAAGACACTTATTAGTTGTGCCCAAGACTTCCGGG AGACTGTCTGTggttggtatattgacaagacaTGATTTCATGCCTGAACATATACTAGGTCTGCACCCATTGTTGGCAAGAAGCAAATGGAAAAGATTAAGACTCAAATTCCCTCTTTGGGACAAACTCTTCTCCTCAAGTTCAGATTAA
- the LOC110943323 gene encoding uncharacterized protein LOC110943323 — MVGKEDGLLAIAGVWNNIMKVEAKTWIKGKRINSLMKGVPGNECYIRFRIDLWLGDTPLMFKWPRLFALERIKDCCVKDRVPASNEEILQLCCWDRSPVTSVEVAELVEYVNLLNGVVLSAAKDKWVWTPDGAGKFSTFSFKSLVSDDSSEDVLFSVKGPRWVPLKCRIFMWRLVLDRLPSREALRKRNILVGSDMCGLCGDGVESVDHLFSACSYSMGVWNRLSEWIKVPPIFAFSVYDLLEVHRGFEGEDKAKDIVRGLVLVACWAIWKARNDKIFSNGRGDFEDIFGEVRSLGFLWLKSRSKHRNLVWREWCNYPSYML; from the coding sequence ATGGTAGGAAAAGAAGATGGTCTTCTGGCGATCGCGGGTGTGTGGAATAATATAATGAAGGTGGAAGCTAAAACTTGGATTAAAGGTAAAAGAATAAATAGCCTCATGAAAGGTGTCCCGGGGAACGAGTGTTACATTCGGTTCAGGATCGATCTATGGTTAGGTGACACTCCTCTCATGTTTAAGTGGCCAAGACTTTTCGCTCTCGAAAGAATTAAAGATTGCTGCGTAAAGGATCGTGTTCCAGCTTCTAATGAAGAGATTTTGCAGCTGTGTTGTTGGGACAGGTCGCCGGTTACTTCAGTGGAGGTGGCGGAGCTGGTAGAATATGTGAATTTGTTGAACGGGGTGGTTTTATCGGCTGCCAAGGATAAATGGGTATGGACTCCTGATGGGGCGGGTAAGTTTTCTACCTTTTCTTTCAAGAGTTTGGTTTCGGATGATAGTTCTGAAGATGTCTTGTTCTCGGTAAAAGGCCCTAGGTGGGTTCCGTTAAAATGCAGAATTTTTATGTGGAGATTGGTTCTTGATCGTCTCCCCTCAAGAGAAGCGCTTAGGAAGAGAAATATTTTGGTGGGTTCGGATATGTGCGGTCTATGTGGGGATGGGGTGGAATCGGTGGATCATTTGTTTTCCGCATGTTCTTATTCTATGGGAGTTTGGAATCGGCTTAGTGAGTGGATCAAAGTTCCGCCTATTTTCGCCTTTTCTGTTTATGATCTTCTTGAGGTGCATAGAGGTTTCGAAGGGGAGGATAAAGCTAAGGATATTGTTCGCGGTCTTGTTTTGGTGGCTTGTTGGGCTATATGGAAGGCGAGAAACGATAAGATTTTTTCAAACGGGAGAGGTGATTTTGAGGACATTTTTGGGGAAGTGAGATCGTTAGGTTTTCTTTGGTTAAAAAGTAGGTCCAAACACCGTAACTTGGTGTGGAGAGAGTGGTGTAATTATCCATCGTATATGTTGTAG
- the LOC118492460 gene encoding uncharacterized protein LOC118492460: MEDCSHGVVKFFVSNLPDKCSSKEVGDLFSRFGEVVGVYVARKRDKNGNRFGFISFRGVRDKREMEKNMKDVKMGSFKLQVNVARFSLENKEGPRVAENHVNSSYGPSGGFKAGNQFKPNMPFYPNPLGTAYRDTLVGSSKVSNIEELMVEVSSFVKPEEEWPEKSLIVRTVDLKTLNMLDKLLESVGGPKVLIKYVGGLYLLLIFDCSDDMERFKNDISGVNDWFSWLEVWKGQTLPFERIAWLKITGVPLHLMDVEVFDSVGRLFGKVVQASSLSKEANDLTFDLIGVLVGDGGRIVKSVTLKWKDKKFKVWVEEELGEWVPGCIFNIDAREDKGDVCGEMDEEDGLFSPSSPAGGGRSPEQKDTGAGSGNTEKNTNGQEGEKLEDSLGGCMGKNGGGNVADQFSMQNCDSSNNVEILNIFAGYNPLDFVEPNGFVGGPNKNGRAQRKHSSNILKAQHQLFVSSTCIPNVKKRRRVDDPLVGEAESAGSGMEEVTVPVEKNIRTPDLNIRAAEIIDSHLNKDKGMEVKDQNQLNRKEAANVDSVSAGEGEEVIKEAEETISLGREVGVDLTNHRDLVVDMIRNGGFQVGKS; encoded by the coding sequence ATGGAGGACTGCAGTCATGGTGTGGTTAAGTTTTTTGTTAGTAATCTCCCGGATAAGTGCAGTTCTAAGGAAGTTGGTGACTTGTTCAGCAGGTTTGGGGAAGTAGTGGGGGTATATGTGGCTAGAAAGAGAGATAAGAATGGTAATAGATTTGGTTTCATCAGTTTCCGTGGGGTGAGGGATAAAAGGGAGATGGAAAAGAACATGAAGGATGTGAAGATGGGGAGTTTCAAGCTTCAAGTTAACGTAGCTAGATTTTCGTTGGAGAACAAGGAAGGTCCTCGGGTGGCGGAGAATCACGTTAACAGTTCGTATGGGCCTAGTGGAGGTTTTAAGGCTGGTAACCAGTTCAAGCCTAATATGCCTTTCTACCCAAATCCTTTGGGGACGGCATACAGAGATACTTTGGTGGGTTCTTCTAAGGTTTCGAATATTGAAGAGTTGATGGTGGAAGTATCGAGCTTTGTTAAACCGGAGGAGGAGTGGCCGGAGAAAAGTTTAATTGTGAGGACAGTTGACCTTAAAACCCTGAATATGCTTGATAAACTTTTGGAGTCGGTTGGCGGTCCTAAGGTTTTGATCAAGTATGTTGGTGGTTTGTATCTGCTTCTGATCTTTGATTGCTCGGATGATATGGAGCGGTTTAAGAACGATATCTCGGGTGTTAATGATTGGTTCTCGTGGCTTGAGGTTTGGAAAGGACAAACTCTCCCTTTTGAACGTATCGCTTGGCTGAAAATTACAGGTGTGCCGTTACATTTGATGGACGTGGAAGTGTTTGATTCGGTTGGGAGATTGTTTGGCAAAGTGGTCCAAGCTTCTTCATTGTCGAAGGAGGCTAATGATCTTACTTTTGATCTTATTGGAGTCCTTGTCGGGGATGGCGGTAGAATCGTCAAATCGGTAACGTTAAAATGGAAGGACAAGAAATTTAAGGTCTGGGTTGAGGAAGAACTGGGAGAATGGGTTCCTGGTTGCATTTTCAACATCGATGCTCGGGAAGACAAGGGGGATGTTTGCGGTGAGATGGATGAGGAGGACGGTTTGTTTTCGCCCTCTTCTCCGGCCGGGGGTGGCCGATCACCGGAGCAGAAGGATACGGGTGCGGGTAGCGGCAACACTGAGAAGAACACGAACGGGCAGGAAGGTGAAAAGTTGGAAGATTCTCTTGGTGGGTGCATGGGAAAGAATGGCGGCGGGAATGTGGCGGATCAATTTTCCATGCAAAATTGTGATAGTTCCAATAATGTGGAGATTTTAAATATTTTTGCCGGGTATAATCCGTTGGATTTTGTAGAGCCCAATGGTTTTGTTGGTGGGCCGAATAAGAATGGTAGGGCCCAAAGAAAACATTCCAGTAATATCCTTAAGGCCCAACATCAGTTGTTTGTTAGTTCAACATGTATCCCAAATGTTAAGAAACGGAGAAGAGTAGATGATCCTCTTGTGGGCGAAGCGGAATCAGCTGGTTCTGGTATGGAGGAGGTCACGGTGCCGGTGGAGAAGAATATCAGGACCCCAGATCTGAACATTCGGGCGGCGGAAATCATCGATTCCCATCTGAACAAGGACAAAGGTATGGAAGTCAAGGATCAGAACCAGTTGAACAGGAAGGAGGCCGCAAATGTCGACAGTGTTAGTGCCGGTGAAGGGGAAGAGGTTATTAAAGAAGCTGAGGAAACTATTTCCTTGGGCAGAGAGGTGGGAGTGGATCTTACTAATCATCGTGATCTGGTGGTGGACATGATCAGGAATGGAGGTTTCCAGGTAGGTAAATCATGA